The following are encoded together in the Kineosporiaceae bacterium genome:
- a CDS encoding MFS transporter has product MGGQFVSDLRIVLRSRDFRRLYATRLASQLADGTFEAALASLFFFSPQRAASAGAIASAFAVAILPYTLVGPFAGVLLDRWSRRQVLVRANLIRSTVVLAVAALVGTGTIGLPLFALVLVCLSINRFFLAGLGASLPHVVVRDELVMANAVSTTSGTVMALLGAGVAVGVRQVVGAGDGTDALIVVLAAAMYLTSAATARSMHRDLLGPDDADRLPWADVPAAVRGVAVGLGEASVHLWRRRPAFDALAVVGGQRFAYGLVTVAMFLLCRATFADPADPDAGALALAVAFVVSGAGFFVAAVITPAVTRRMRMETWIVLCCVFAAAQAALFAAVTTYPMALAAGFAVGIAMQGTKICVDSIVQAHTDDAFRGRAMSFYDVLFNITFVAAAGVCALVLPPDGYAPGLFVAVAAVYLVSGLAYRTARRPQKRSH; this is encoded by the coding sequence ATCGGCGGGCAATTCGTCAGCGATCTGCGGATCGTGTTGCGCAGCCGTGACTTTCGCCGGCTCTACGCGACGCGGCTCGCCTCGCAGTTGGCCGATGGGACCTTCGAGGCCGCCCTGGCGAGTCTGTTCTTCTTCTCCCCGCAGCGGGCCGCGAGCGCCGGCGCGATCGCCAGTGCCTTCGCCGTGGCGATCCTGCCGTACACCCTGGTGGGCCCGTTCGCGGGGGTGTTGCTCGACCGGTGGAGTCGACGGCAGGTGCTGGTACGAGCCAACCTGATCCGATCGACGGTGGTGCTCGCGGTCGCGGCACTGGTCGGCACGGGCACCATCGGCCTGCCGCTGTTTGCGCTCGTGCTGGTCTGTCTGTCGATCAACCGGTTCTTCCTGGCCGGGCTCGGGGCGAGTCTGCCGCATGTCGTCGTGCGCGATGAGCTGGTGATGGCCAACGCGGTCTCGACCACCAGCGGCACCGTGATGGCGCTGCTCGGCGCGGGGGTTGCCGTGGGAGTGCGGCAGGTGGTCGGGGCCGGCGACGGCACCGACGCGCTGATCGTCGTCCTCGCCGCGGCGATGTACCTGACCTCGGCCGCCACGGCCCGCTCGATGCACCGCGACCTGCTCGGGCCGGACGACGCCGACCGGCTGCCGTGGGCCGACGTGCCGGCCGCCGTCCGCGGCGTCGCCGTCGGGCTGGGCGAGGCGAGCGTGCACCTGTGGCGGCGCCGTCCGGCCTTCGACGCCCTGGCTGTGGTGGGCGGGCAACGTTTCGCCTACGGCCTGGTGACGGTGGCGATGTTCCTGCTGTGCCGGGCCACCTTCGCCGACCCGGCCGATCCGGACGCCGGTGCACTGGCTCTGGCGGTGGCGTTCGTGGTGTCCGGGGCCGGGTTCTTCGTCGCTGCTGTGATCACCCCCGCGGTGACCCGGCGGATGCGGATGGAGACCTGGATCGTGCTGTGTTGCGTGTTCGCGGCCGCGCAGGCCGCCCTGTTCGCGGCGGTGACCACCTACCCGATGGCGCTGGCCGCCGGGTTCGCGGTCGGCATCGCGATGCAGGGCACCAAGATCTGCGTCGACTCGATCGTGCAGGCTCACACCGACGACGCCTTTCGGGGCCGGGCGATGTCGTTCTACGACGTGCTGTTCAACATCACCTTCGTGGCCGCCGCGGGCGTGTGCGCCCTGGTGTTGCCCCCCGACGGCTACGCGCCGGGGCTGTTCGTCGCCGTGGCCGCGGTGTACCTGGTGTCAGGTCTGGCCTACCGGACGGCGCGGCGTCCGCAGAAGCGATCTCACTGA
- a CDS encoding methyl-accepting chemotaxis protein yields MSVVLRNWRITTRITVIAALGVLVCVVMMATSISRLREQEVAGHATSQALELSHVAMEAKFRTADVAGWQTGYAFDFNRGVPGAAEDGVGQRKEFVNSAAALQTLYAELGAAHLPAEQAALLSTATTAFATFLEIDKKIVSGYRTGTKSAVAASNELASGSSLEAFGTAATATSDLAAKITDAGQAVADRSTSAAAQGERWVWLVGVLGLVLLILTAGLIARSIASPLNQVWSRLGDLARGAGDLSTRLDETGRDEVSLVATTINSFLGSMVETANSLNSQAADLASRSQDLDRFAASLTQIAGESADRAGAATATAHQVSDSVQTMAVGTQEMGNSIGEIARSTAEASRVAGEASAVAQTVNDTMRQLGESSRQIDEVAQVITSIAEQTNLLALNATIEAARAGEAGKGFAVVANEVKELAHATAKATEDISARIAAIQTDTGAAVGAITQVTDVIDRINALQTVVAAAIDEQSATTDDLSRRIGEAVDQSSTIAVDVDAVADTARTTTDQAHQLRAVAAGLGELSGQLQQTARRFHS; encoded by the coding sequence ATGTCCGTTGTCCTGCGCAATTGGCGCATCACCACCCGCATCACGGTGATCGCCGCACTCGGCGTCCTCGTGTGCGTGGTCATGATGGCGACCTCCATCAGCCGCCTGCGGGAGCAGGAGGTCGCCGGTCACGCGACGTCGCAGGCCCTGGAACTGAGCCATGTCGCCATGGAGGCCAAGTTCCGCACCGCCGACGTCGCCGGCTGGCAGACCGGATATGCCTTCGACTTCAACCGTGGCGTCCCCGGTGCAGCCGAGGACGGCGTCGGCCAGCGCAAGGAGTTCGTGAACTCCGCCGCGGCGCTGCAGACGTTGTACGCCGAGCTCGGCGCGGCTCACCTGCCGGCGGAGCAGGCAGCCCTGTTGTCCACCGCGACAACGGCTTTCGCGACGTTCCTCGAGATCGACAAGAAGATCGTGAGCGGCTACCGCACCGGCACCAAGTCCGCCGTCGCGGCGTCCAACGAGTTGGCGTCCGGCTCCTCCTTGGAGGCGTTCGGGACAGCCGCCACCGCCACCAGCGATCTGGCAGCCAAGATCACCGATGCGGGCCAGGCGGTCGCCGATCGCAGCACCTCCGCCGCCGCCCAGGGGGAACGCTGGGTCTGGCTGGTCGGCGTCCTCGGCCTGGTGCTGTTGATCCTGACCGCCGGCCTGATCGCCCGCAGCATCGCCTCACCGCTCAACCAGGTGTGGTCGCGGCTCGGGGACCTGGCGCGCGGGGCCGGTGACCTGAGCACCCGGCTGGACGAGACCGGCCGGGACGAGGTGAGCCTGGTGGCCACGACGATCAACAGCTTCCTCGGATCGATGGTCGAGACGGCCAACAGCCTGAACTCCCAGGCGGCCGACCTCGCCTCCCGCTCCCAGGACCTCGACCGCTTCGCGGCCTCACTGACGCAGATCGCGGGCGAGTCGGCCGACCGCGCCGGGGCGGCCACGGCCACCGCGCACCAGGTGTCGGACAGCGTGCAGACCATGGCCGTGGGCACCCAGGAGATGGGCAACTCGATCGGTGAGATCGCCCGCAGCACCGCCGAGGCCAGTCGGGTGGCCGGTGAGGCGAGCGCCGTGGCCCAGACCGTGAACGACACGATGCGTCAGCTGGGTGAGTCGAGCCGTCAGATCGACGAGGTGGCCCAGGTGATCACCTCGATCGCCGAACAGACCAACCTGTTGGCGCTCAACGCGACCATCGAGGCCGCCCGGGCCGGTGAGGCGGGCAAGGGCTTCGCCGTCGTGGCGAACGAGGTCAAGGAGCTGGCCCACGCCACCGCCAAGGCCACCGAGGACATCTCGGCCCGGATCGCGGCCATCCAGACCGACACCGGTGCCGCCGTCGGGGCGATCACGCAGGTCACCGACGTGATCGACCGGATCAACGCCCTGCAGACCGTGGTGGCCGCGGCCATCGACGAGCAGAGCGCCACGACGGACGACCTGTCCCGGCGCATCGGCGAGGCCGTCGATCAGAGCAGCACGATCGCGGTCGACGTGGACGCCGTGGCCGACACCGCGCGAACCACGACGGACCAGGCACATCAACTGCGTGCAGTGGCTGCCGGCCTCGGCGAACTGTCCGGTCAGTTGCAGCAGACGGCGCGCCGATTCCACAGCTGA
- a CDS encoding FadR family transcriptional regulator has protein sequence MSIGPPQHVSAVQGVADELRAAIHRGDLSTGDRLPAERDLAAQLGVSRITLREAIRILVEEGYLLARRGARGGTFVTELEVPYGRWLSRMRSNIAEFEDLLEFRIAVELRTASLAALRHTEPDLALLDATLDQMREATDRAGYRSADHAFHRGLAEAARSPRLSEAIAAARGELFLQTDRLIYDELIDDTITEHCAILEAVRARDPAGSAAAMQAHLELTRQGLRALLSQ, from the coding sequence ATGTCGATCGGCCCCCCGCAACACGTCTCGGCGGTGCAAGGCGTCGCCGACGAACTGCGCGCCGCCATCCACCGTGGCGATCTCTCGACCGGCGACCGGCTGCCGGCGGAGCGCGACCTGGCCGCGCAACTGGGCGTCAGCCGGATCACGTTGCGCGAGGCGATCCGGATCCTGGTCGAGGAGGGTTATCTGCTCGCCCGACGCGGTGCGCGGGGTGGCACCTTCGTCACCGAACTCGAGGTGCCCTACGGCCGCTGGTTGAGCCGCATGCGGAGCAACATCGCCGAGTTCGAGGATCTGTTGGAATTCCGGATCGCGGTCGAACTCAGAACGGCCAGCCTGGCCGCTCTCCGGCACACCGAACCTGACCTGGCGCTGCTCGACGCGACCCTCGACCAGATGCGCGAGGCCACCGACCGAGCCGGGTACCGCAGTGCCGACCATGCGTTTCACCGGGGCCTGGCCGAGGCGGCGCGCAGCCCACGACTGAGTGAGGCCATCGCCGCAGCCCGCGGCGAGCTGTTCCTGCAGACCGATCGCCTGATCTACGACGAGCTGATCGACGACACCATCACCGAGCATTGCGCCATCCTCGAGGCGGTCCGGGCCCGCGACCCCGCGGGGTCGGCGGCGGCCATGCAGGCACATCTCGAGCTCACCCGTCAGGGGCTGAGGGCACTCCTGTCGCAGTGA